The window TTCCATCCTGGTGATGCGGTTACAGTGCACATTGAGGGTGTGCAGCTCTGAGCTCAGGGAGACCTCCAGCAAGCTATCAAGAAAAGGCACCTATCATCAGCCAGGGAGCTACATTCTCGGGCTGCCCACCCAGCACCGCGCCACGGCATCCCCTCACCCCACGGGCCCAGCTCCCCATGCTTATTACCCCTCCGACAAGCTCCTCACCTCTGAATCCCCTTATCCACGAGGTAGAGCTCTCCAGGGATAGCGCGTTCCCCCTCCATACAGCCGCTTACTTGTACAAATCACAGCTTTACTTCAaacttccctccttccccaacGGCGGCGGTCTGCACTTTACGGCTAGAACGCAAAACTCCTCACAGCAACACCCACCGCAAAGCAGCGCTATGGGCAGGCTCGAGGGAGGGAGGTAGAGTAGTTGGAGCATGCGCAGGGCGGCAGGGGAGGTCGCAGCGCGCGTGGGGCCGGGCAGGCTTGTGAGACTTTCTTCACGTGAATGCCGTACTTTCCTCATTGTTCCTCGTTGGAGCTGGGTTCATACAGACGGCTGCGATGAATTCCCATCAGCCAGCTGGCTGGGgctctgaatatttttataacTCTGATATAGTATTTGGAGTTACTGCAGTATGGTTCAGAGCTCGCCACTGGCTCAGCAGGTCTGGCCCGGCTCTACATCGGCAGCGGTCACAAAGCACCTCTGTAGAAAAGACATTCGTAGCTCCCTGAAGCTTGGATACACTTTGATACACTTGGAGTATCGGCTCAGTACTTGCCCGTGTGAAATTTGGTCTTTCCACCCCGGTATTTATGTGTGGCGTGTCTCCCTGTGCACCCTGAAACAATCCAAGGCATGGGTTGAACTGCTGGGGGATTGTGCTGGGCACGAGTGTGGGATCATGTTCAGCATGGATTGTCTGCACAGCTGGGGAGAACCTCTGTGTGACCATAACTACTGCCAGGACACTGGCTGTTACGTTATGGCTAGGACTTTGAAGAGAAATATAACTAATGGTGAATTTTAGTAAGGCTGGGTACATGTTATAATAGACTTTTGACTTGGACTGGTTACTGAGCATACTTTTTAATATTGGTGCTATTGTGCCCTTTACAATACCATATTGACGTTGCTTCATGAATGGCTTGTTTTTAAGGGCACCATGGCATTGCTGCATAAGTTTACAGTGCATCGTGGAACATTTGATTTGGAAAATGGAAGCCCATCCTGGTAAGAGGAGGGGTGGATTCATCGAACCATCTAAAAGTAGAAGAGGTGTCATTTCCAGTGGGCAGTTCATACAGCTGTTGCTGGGAGTGAATGGGTCTCAACCCCTCTCTTTACTGCAGGGGAAGTCTAACAAAGTCTGGatgcttgttttttaaacatttgcatCTACACAGATGAGTGCTACTGTTGGACATGCTCACCAGACACTGGTTATTAGTATCTGTTACTGAAAAATTCCATCAGACTTTCCTTCACATGCTACAACCCAGAAGGAATGCATAGAGCAGCTCATGCAAATGTGCTTAACGTTGATATTTTATCAAGCAAATACTGAAAGTAAACTGGCTagtgttataaattgagaccacaacggatcataatccaattagaattttattaattatagcaagtagaatatgagcaaagacagcgctggacggcaggggagtctgcgctccgcctactgccgtactgagcagttcaaaaagccctcccttatacatcttttacttccgtgttcatgacgtagttgaggtactctgcgcatgcttcagctgttgctagggggtcgacctctgcctcccggtggtcggtgaggccgaagtaagaagttttcctcctttgttccatagttgacccttcatttatgtccttatatggagtggtttgtcttatttctgccagttcctggaacatcttgcaagccagtttctgtaacaccttgtggtcatcttatgtttgcataaacggtttctggtttaattggtgtaagcgattgcggttatcttatcttgcataaactgtgtccgttaactgtgtgcataagcaatttcatatcttttgttgtctaacctttatattgggtttaacatatatatacctaacatatatcttaataaacaataccttattctttagtttttcacactAGTATGGAGAACTGTGTAGGATGCAGATATGCGTTGTAGCAAATCACAAAACTGTGACTTCCCCATGTTTTTTCAGCCATTAGCTGACTACCAGTTGGGGTCTGTTTCTTGAATAGTAGTTAAATTAGAATGATATATCTgtcagggaaagaaacagatcCTTAAGACTTTTAGTACAAGGCAGATTTATAAGAAATTTGGCAGAgtaccagaagaaaaaaaaagtgtttccaaGGCAGTAGATTGTGAAGTGCCTCTGTGTGCAGACtcattttctaaattaaagtTTGAGAATGTTTGATGTGGTAAATTGTAAGCTGGCtttgggggttggactagatgatctccagagttcccttccaaccctaaggAGTTTGATTCTATCTAATGGTACTTGTGGAAATCCTTGAATAGCTGTTGAGCTCCTTTCAGAAGGCAAGACAAAGGAAACTACTTTGAAGTGTCCTATTCCCAACAAAATGTGGCCtaaagaagaggggaaaaccCAGGAAGATTATAAGTAAAATTTGCCAGTCATAGTAAATACGGTATTGTTCCTTGATGTATGCCAAGAAACAATATGTGTGACTGGTTTTTCCTAGAAGGcatcttcaggtttttttctttgttcctctTCTTTATCCTTGGTATCAGAAGCAGGAAACTTCTTTGGAGACAACAAAGGAGAATATTTATCAAAACTTTTCAAGGCAAACTAAGTTCTAAGTTTTGCTACATCTTGTCCCCTTAAAGGATTTGGGATGATACAGGAATAAGTCAATACTATGCTTGAAACACTGATTGAAAAGGATTTCACTAATTTCACTGATTGAAAAGGGTTCCACTAATTTCACTAATTGAAAAGGaactaaataaatgtttttaaaatctgacaTTTTAAGATAGATGGGCTTCTTTCTAGTCCATCTAATCAGTGAGTGGGTCACAGAAAAGAGTGATTGAGGACAGCACACAGGAAGTTCTTGGCAAGATTGAGGTAGAGACTCCTTATCAAGTACACTGAAATTCCGTTAATTGCAATTAGGAAATAATACATACCcattttaggaaaaaagtaTTCTTGCATTACTTTTCTGTATGGGTTCCTGTCTTAAATCTAGAGAAACTGCAGTGACTGAAGTATCAGTGCTGAAGGTATCAGTTATGGTAACCATTAGTTGATAATGAAAAATTTGACATTGAAGGCTGAAagacttctgaaagaaaataaaaaaggaaaatcctaAATCCTGGGAAGACTAGAATTGATCAGCTGAAGCTTCAGCTTTCAAACATAGATGTTATATAGCACTTTTTTGACCTCATTTTACTGTCAAAGAGAACTCGGTACTTGGCACTCAAATGAAATATTGTTGTTCCCTGTTGAATATAAAAACTGCAGTACTTTGGCATTTTATTTTGATGATGGTACAACCTTTCAGTGTGTTCCATATATCAGGGGAATCTAAGGCTTGTCTTACAAATGTGTCTTGGTTATTTTAATCATTTATCCTTGCCCTATATTCTGTGCTTGAGTCTCCAGATAATGTCATCAGAGCAAGTGTGACCATGTATTCAGTACGTATTGGCATGTGAAGCAGGAGGTACTGACATATGAGACCTGGAGCTAATCATACGGTCTGTGGCAATTTATCCTTTCAACCAATGGGAGAAGTTGTACATCTTACAGAAAATACGGGAagtgaatttttaaaaacataagcaATTGGCTGAAAACTACTTGTGTAATGAGCCATGTTTTACTGAGCTCTGCCCTGCTAATGCTCATGTTAGTTAACTGCATCCAGTGTCGGTTTTCTGTTGGATTTGTAAGAATGTTGTAATTTTCTCTGCTCTTACCTTGTCCTGTTGTGGCAACACCACACCAAAATGAAAGGCAGATTTTGCATAAATCTCCAAAGCATTTCACTAGTCTAGAAACATTTATCTAAGGTAGGCAGAAAGCACACACAAGAAAGTAGTAATCTCAGTGGGTTTTTCTGAAATCAAGCAGCTTTGTCACAAGATTCTTATTAATCTGCTGCATAGGGGATGTTGGAGATTCCTTTGTTATACTAGAAATTAGCATGCTTTAGGATGAACAGTGAAACAAAGTCAGTTGCATCTGTTCTTTAAGGTGCCATTTAGTGTAATactgatttgttttaaaataataatccaAATCCAGCTGGCCAAACTCCAAAAATAAAGAGTTGGAAGATTGCTGGATATCAAAAAAATTTGTGCATTGACAGGGAGGGAGACTCAGAAAaggcactgaaataaaacagaaaattatatattttaaccATTTAACATATTTGTCACACAATTTTTAATTCATGAATACTGgtgaataaatatttgaattatTATGAATTATTCATAATACATGGTAAATGCATACTTGAACTCAAATGCATATTGTGCAATTTATAAAGTGGATAAAGTACAATTTAAAATGAATTCAAGTTTTTATAAATAGTGGTGTTTTGTGCAGAACTAAAATTTCTCTAGTCTGTAGGACTTGATGtttttgcagaggtgaaagTATATAGTGAGTGCTGCACTGATTTGGAGAAGATGGAGATACTGTCTTCTGGTTAAAAGTTACTCTGGAGCCATGGGTTTTATTACTGACCATTCTGTGCAGTTTCTGTGTGATGTTGGAAATCCCGCTTAACCAAGTCAttgaaaaaattaagaaataaaaagcctatACTCATGTCTTTTTTAACTAAAGCTGTTTTTACATCATGGCATATTATATAAATCTAACTTTTCAGATGAATTTATATTGTACTTGAGTGAAAATCCTCCTGTTCAGACCTGGCCTGTATCTTTCAAGCTGGGCCCTGTAAAAGCCATgagttttattctcttcattGCTGTTCTTTGACCTTTGGGACAAAACTGGTTCTACAATGAAACAGAAAGTAAGAACTTTGCAGCTACTGGTTAGGACACTTAACAACCTTTACTCTTAAGTGTATATGCTGAgcttctttttcagtttcctgccttcttcccatttttctctgcatcttttaaaaagaataaataaatttttcttgAGGCAGAAGTTTGTAGTGATGGTATATCCACGTATGATTGAAGAGAAGTACCTTTTCCATATTCTGACATAAAATACACCACAGATTGTTAAATACATAGAAGAATCAGTGGCTGCACCTTAAAAGGCACACACCAAACCAGTGGGAAATTTCAGCCTTCATCCTTCTGTTCCACAGCCCCCATAGAGACAGTGGAAACAACAGTACAGCTCTTTCCACTCATAGCTGTGTGTGAATTAATTAGTTAATTCCTGCTTAGGAGGTGCATGGGTACTACTATAATGATGAGTCCTCAAGAAAAAATGGGTATAAACtggtaattttctttctagggCAGCATTTAATGAGTGAAGTATAAACAAGCTCCAGTATACACAGTGACTGGCAACTAATGTCCATGTCACTGTCAGTGACATGAGAAGGgctaatttctttcttcatgctGCCCTACCCTGATGCTGAGGTCACATTTTCCCACCTCTTGCAGTTGTCTCTGAagacatacattaaaaaagattGAAATCTGTTTATGAAAATCAGCTGAGAAATGAGCATTTACTGTGTATTacttgtgctgttttctttaaaatacctcCAGACCTTAGTAATTTCTGAAGTACATATTAAACCAACATGTACATGATTTGCTGGTTGAAGTATTTGGTTAATCATCTTCACACAGGAGACATCAAAACCCAAAGTATACTCTCTTTTCTGAATGATTAAACCAGACTTCCGAGAACATTTCACTAGCAAGCAGGGCCATGACAGTCTGCTAACAACAAAGTGAAAGGGAAATACATAGCATCTAAcatctgtgggaaaaaaaagacccagggaaaaaaaatgggtgaAAGAAAAAGCGATGACCCCAAAGATGtgatcagaaaaggaaaatccaagACGCAACTCAAAAGAAATATAGGTTATTTTGATGGGGTAAGTTTTATTATAGGAACAATTGTTGGGGCAGGGATCTTTGTTTCTCCCACTGGGGTGTTAAAGCATTCCTTACTTAATGTTGGTGTTGCACTAACGATCTGGACTGCATCTGGGCTGGTTTCTCTGATGGGTTCCCTCTGCtatgcagagctgggagctgctctgccatTCTCTGGAGGAGAATACAGCCACATTAAAAGAGGCCTTGGATCCCTACCTGCTTTTGTGTTTATCTGGACATCAACAGTTACCAAGCCAGCTTCGAATGCTGCTCGAGCTTTGCTGTTTGCTGAATATGCCACCCAGCCTTTCTACGGTGTTTGTCCTGCACCAGAAGTGGTGAAGAAATGCTTGGCCTTGGCCGTTCTCTGGTCCCTGGGGATTTTGAATAGTCGCAGTGTTAAAATGGCTGCATGGGTGCAGACAGTTTTCACTCTGCTGAAGATGATGGCCTTGTCTGTAATTGCCATCGGTGGCATAGTTCTCCTTGTTGGCGGGAGAAGGGAGAGTTTGGCCAGGTTTGAGAACATGTTCAGCTCAGAGATCCCCAGTGCATCACAGGTTGCCGAAGCCTTCTTCCAAGGACTGTACGCTTACGGTGGCTGGTGGTCCCTCAATTATATGGCAGGTATCTACTCCTCTTCTTTAGATTTTATTCTCCAGTTGTCATTCTTGAGTTTCTCAGCTCATCTTTGTAGAATTTGTCTCTCCTTCATGATCATAGGGTCTCTGACATTTTATACAAGTCCTGTATTTGTTGAGGCTATTAGAAGAGGTGTTCTTCCTCTCTAGGGAAGTTTCTTGCTTCTTGTGCAGTCTACAGAATTAGACTGACATTTCCAGAAGAGTACAAGTGAAATCAAAAtagttaatttaaaatttcgtgcacaaagacatttttttcataCCTCAAAAAGTTGCATTTTGTCTTTCTCATTGTCAATGCAAGTGCATTATTGGAAAAGGATTAAGATATCCATGCCAAATTATGTGtacattaaaaccaaaccaaagaaagGTAACTAATTAATTTGTAGTTAAATATCTGTACCTTCTCTTAGGTTATGAAGCTGATTTATATGTggacaaaataattttgaattgtgttgaaatacagtaattttatGGGATATATAAAATGGTTAGTAATCACTTTCTTGGGAAAATGGGAGTTTTGCACAGAAAGTGAAGAAGAATCAAAGGAGAGTGACAAAAATCTGTATAATCTATTCAAACATTCAAAACCTTTTTAAATGCCTTATTGTGTATCTGATGACACGTTACAGTAATAAATAGAGCAGTTTATGAAAGCTGCAGATAATGTTCCTGATACTAGTTATGCATGTCTCAagttaaataatgttttatagTATCATCAGATTTACAGAATTAAGTTATAAGCAAGTGGTTGCTTTTATATCTTTAAACCTATTTATCCATTGACCTCTATCACATGtaaatcattaaataaattGAATGTGTGAAATGTGTAACAAAGTTCAACGGGGAGCACAGTGTGAAAATTGgtttaatgtttaaaacaaTGACTGTTATTATTACAATCCAGCTATTACAGCATTAACAGTATGCTGCAGTAAAAAAAGTTGATACAAGTCAGcaaagtatatatttaaaatcttaGTATTTCCTTAAAGGCAAGCATTTAGCTTTGCAAGCTTGAGACAATACAAATTATGGGTAAAATATTACTTTAGTTTCTGATTAGTTAGCAGTAGTAATAAATACCACACACTGGGCTGCACAGCTGTTTAGACAGATCCAACCTATGCAGCAGTCCCCTTCTGAACTGAGTTGCCTATTCTTCAACAATAACGTCATTCCCATGAGCTTCAGCTAAAGCATCAGGTGCCAGCtggacagcagaactgcagcaaacagcaagaCAAATGGAAAGATAAATTTAAATTGGCAGGTTTGGTGATTGTCCTCATCTCGattaaaaattacaaagtgTATTACCTACATTTGAAATAAATCCCAAATTCTCCTATAGTCTGTATCTGGATTCTGCTGTTGTGTGCATTCAGTCCCTTTGGCTCTGTGCACTACAgccagtgctggggcaggctcAAAGCTGGTGTTCTGGgcagaaaacaaattatatttgggagaggaaagggagtTTTGTGTCCCAAAAAGAGCTTAAGTAAGCTGCACATTTGACTTTCCACTTCTTCCCCCTTGTGAGTTATTTGTTGGTGATACTCAGGAAGTCTTCTGTAAAAGGTGAGAGAAataggaagggaagagggagcaAAAGTGAATGGATAGAGTGGAAGGGATGAAAAAGACTCATTTTGACTGATATGAGGATGAATTATTTGGGTTCTGAAAACCAGCTCCATCTTTTGCTTGGACAATCACATGGTCAGGAATGCATGCCAGTGCTTCAGTTGTTTAGCTGCAAAACTGGAGTTACTTGGTGAGGGTAGTTTTAAGCTAAGATGCTAGGCTTGGCACTAAACATTTTTCCTCCACCAGCGTTGCCTttgaagaatcatagaacagttagggttggaaaggaccttaagatcatctagttccaacccccctgccatgggcatggacacctcacacttaaaccatgttacccaaggttcagtccaacctggccttgaacaccaccagagatggagcattcacagcttccctgggcaacccattccagtgcctcaccacccttacagtaaagaatttcttccttatatccagtctaaacctctgctgtttaagtttcaacccattaccccttgtcctgtcactacagtccctaatgaatagtccctccccagcatccttgtaggcccccttcagatactggaaggctgctatgagttctgCACACAACCTTCTCTTCATGCTGAAaagacccaactttctcagcctgtcttcatacaggagtcccctgatcattctcatggcccttctctgaatttgttccaatagttccatgtcctttttatgctgaggacaccagaactgcacacaatactccaagtgaggtctcacaagaacagggtagaggggcagaatcacctcctttgacctgctggtcatgccccttttgatgcagtccaggatacggttggctttctgggctgctagCACAGATAATCAAGAGCAGAATCCAGCTGGGAATGACCTTTTAAAGCTACTGCATTGCATGTATTCTGTCAGTATCTTCAGTCTCTCCTGTTACTTTTTCTCTAGTTCCTGatacaggaacaaaaaaaaaagggttttgtGCAGGAATAGGAAAATACACTCAAAAAGTTCCAGAGCAGGACTCATGAGGTGGtataacagtaaataatttgaCTTTAGAGTCTCATGTTTAAGCTAGTGGTTTTATGGctactttaatatttattaccaGATCAGTTCTTTAATGTAAGTCAAATACTTGTTTAAACAAATCGAAGTTATCAGtccttttgtgattttttttttaaatcagtctgTCAGACCTCTCATCCATCCCTCCTTCCGAGATAGTAAGAAAATATAGttgaataagaaaaaagaaaaaaaaaaggaaaagaaaaaaaaaaggaaaagaaaaaaaaaaggtttagacTAATAAACTCATTGAGAACCACTGTGTAGGAAATCACAAGCAACGTAGCTCAGCAGCTGTGATTAGGGATTGGAGCAGGGCTTTGGTATTGGTCTCATGAAGCTCTGTGCAGATTTGCTACTGAAACACACTTGCAGAATCTTCACTGCTTGCTTTATTAGtctttttaaattgtatttttcagagGAGATTAAAAACCCTAGCAGGAATATCCCCTTAACTGTGATGACTGCTGTTCCTGCAGTAATGGTTTTTTATTTACTGGTGAACATCTCATATCTGACTGTCCTCACACCTAAGGAAATCGTCTCTTCAGgtatggattattttttttttattaaaaaaatgtgttgtCCATTAGCATACCCACCTGATGTCAGTTTACTGGGTTTGGGTTACTTCTGCTCATCTGACCTCATAATCCAGAAGTCTGGGCTTTGTTGTAAGTTTTAACAGAGAAttcttgtttaattttactGTATGACACAAGTTAGACTGAATACAGACAGATGTTGAAAATTTTGGCTTATACCTGCACTGTCTAAAAAAGTAATCAGAATTGTGTTAAACCCTGGAATACCACCTGAAGATCAAGTCTCTGCAGAGTACAGAGaaggcctttgttttcctgtagttttaatcctctctcctccttccttccttccctacCTGGTGGCTCAGGCTAAAGCCATTACTGTTTAGGAGGTGGACAAGTCTAGTGTGATAAGTATTATGAAAAAGACTGGGCACAATAACATAgccattttgtgtgtgtgtaatttaCAATAAATACTGTGATTCCTTAGAAGAACCTATACAAAAGTCCAGTGTATGTAAAGCCTCTCTCAGATCCTGTACCAATAAACTGTCTGTGAAAAGGTCTGAGAGGAGCTGTATTCGTCCTTGATTGTCCAAACAGCACCTTTTAAATACCACTCTAATGAGGGTGAGCTGTCAGACCTTGCCTCCAGGAGTGACAAAAAACAGATCACCTGGGAAAACATCTGAATAACATAAATGGGAATGGAGTAGCTGTCACTCAGCAACCTCATATTATCACTCGGCCATTGTCAGGCTAACTGCTGGGAGAGATGGATACATTTGCAGATCCATCCTGCAATAAAAGAGGCAGGGTATCTGTGCATAGCAGCTGCCCAGCTGGCATGACCAGCTCCAAACACACCAGGGGAGTTGTGCTTATCTGTATCCCATGAGGAGATGGCCTTAACATTATAAGGCTTCTTTCAAACATTGCTATGAGTTGCTGTTccttcattacatttttttttggtttgtgttttccccATCTCTAAGAACTTCCCATGCTGTGCAGATCACTGCAGGACCTATATTCCTCAAGCCAGTTGGTTATAAAACCACTAAATGTTATTCCTTTCTACAGTATGGGCTATAGCtaatttttaaacaatattGAACATCTGTCATTCAGGAATAATATTTCACATTTCCCAGTTCGACCCAAAGCAAAACCTCATTAATAACACACTTGCTGACCCATCTCTGTGCATACATGCGCTGCTTGTGTTGACAGTTTCCTAACAGTAGATCATGTCACCACTGTGGCCATGCTGGggacttcattttctttgcccTCATGGCCTTGCccatatgtgtatgtgtgtgatgcATGGTGGTGAGGTGCAGCTTTCTCCCACTGGGCAGTCTATTATTGTGGTATTGGCCCCAAGATGTTTACCTGGCTTGCTCTGGCAGGCACTACTCCTTTCTTGCTGtcaccccttccctcccctggAAATTTTTAGCTCCTCTGTTAGTAGGATTAGGTTAGTCATGTTTGACTACTATAACAAAAACCAGGCATTGCTGGTAAATAATAGGTGGTGTActttaaattttgtttctgttgagcCTGCCAGTAATTCAGAACATGGTACCTACACTGCACTAATGGTTTGCTTTCTTGCAGTTGCTGTGGCAGTCACTTGGGCTGATCGAGTGATCCCCTCTGTTGCCTGGATCATTCCTCTCTCTGTTGCTGTCTCAATATTTGGTGCCCTCAACAGCAGCATGTTCACACTAGGTCGATTAAGCTATGCTGGAAGTCAGTCAGGACATTTACCTGTTTTAATGTCCATGCTTAATGTCCATTCCTGTACTCCAGCACCAGCCATGATTTTTTCAACCACCATTGCATCCATTTTTATCATCCCTTCTGACCTTATTATGTTAACAAATTACTTTGGATTTTCTGCCTGGCTTATGACTGGATTGACTTGTGCAAGCCTGATTGTACTTCGATACCGGGAACCTCATCTGCATCGCCCGTacaaagtaaatggaaaaagtTACAAAAAGTATTTGCAGATTTTTTGAGTCATGGGTAGCATGCAGAAGTTGCAGAACAAGTGCAAGTCAGAAGTGGATAGTCActacaaaaatacaaatgatCAGTGGTTTAAAGCCTTACTTAAAACCTTTGCTTTAATgtagagggaaaagaaatgagcaggTGGTCACTGCCCCAGAGACCCTGCACTTGAAAATAAGAGTTGGATATAATGCAGAATGGGGGATACGTGCAAACAACATTGAAACTGTACTAGTGTGGAGCAGTAACCAGAACAATGTGGCATCCAGACTGGCTATTTATGGCTAGTTAAACCTTGATCTACTCCACTCTTTCCTGATGCCACCACAGACATTAAAGATGAGTTTAATTTCCTCTCAGTCCAGCTGTTAGAAAGCTGTGGTAGAAGTGTATGCTTATTGTGAAGGCTGCTTTTAGGCACCCAACCCTGAAAATCTTTTAGGAGCCCATAATAGCATATGTGGACAAATGGTTTTCAGGTACTGCCTATCTCACCCTCTTGATGACAGAAGGAGCCTGAACAAGTGTTTTAGAAAAGATGCCTATCTTGTAGGCAATTTGAGGTCAGATGAATCTTGTCCTGGGTGAGATTGCAGCAGTAGGATAAATGGTACTCTAGTGTGGCAAAGAACACATTATTACTCTTATGAAGGCATAAAATCACAGTTGGTCAGTTTATTTCCTaaaccactttttttcttctttctcttgtaGGTGTTTCTACCAGTTCCATTTGTGATGGTGGCAGTGTCTTTCTTCTTAGTGTTAGCTCCCATAGTCTGGTCTCCAAATCTGCAATATGTTTATGCCTTCCTGTTTATGCTGGGAAGTCTTCTTGTTTATCTGCCtttcatacattttaaattgcatttttcatttcttgatAAAATTACTTGCCACTTACAGCTCCTGTTGGAAGTCTCCCCTGCTGATGGGTCTGCTGAGAGCAAATGTGAATAATGGCAGGTGTTTAAACCTGGTACAACTGAGAGCCCACAGAGGATTTTGTTTAACTGAAACTGTAGAAGGTAGAATTTAGATGATAGGTGTGATATGCAGATGTACATGAGTGTGCATGCGTGTGTATGTATATagataaatatacatatatgtcATACACGTATACATGCacttatatgtatatatacatgctggtacatatgtatgtaaatatatgcattttaatCTATAGACATTAGCATAATGagttaatatttatatatttttatgtgtatgtgtgtgtatctaCAGGTACGTAGATATATATGTACACTTATTTAATAGGTGCAAAGAATCTCTCTCAAGCTGGTAAAATCTGTAGAGTTCTCTCCCTTGCTCCTGAAGACAAAATTGCACATTTTGCATATATTCTTGCAATAATAGAAATATGACAAAATTACAGCACAAATTATCAATACTATAATCTAATAAATGTGTAAGTACATACTAAACATCATCATGTAAATATACTTTTGGATTCCAAATGAAATTGTCTGGATTATTTTTAGTTCATAGTAGCTCATTTATTagcactttgtttttaaaggctttAGACTTCTGtttatctgctgctttttttttgtctgaatttatttttaacaaaaacctTTGAAGAACATAATAAAATTGACTGAGACCTTTTTTATTCCCAAGCAAACTGTATGTGGTTCATTTTAGCTATTCTAGAACATGCCATATAAATTCAGGGTAAAATGTGAA of the Melopsittacus undulatus isolate bMelUnd1 chromosome 1, bMelUnd1.mat.Z, whole genome shotgun sequence genome contains:
- the SLC7A13 gene encoding solute carrier family 7 member 13, whose translation is MGERKSDDPKDVIRKGKSKTQLKRNIGYFDGVSFIIGTIVGAGIFVSPTGVLKHSLLNVGVALTIWTASGLVSLMGSLCYAELGAALPFSGGEYSHIKRGLGSLPAFVFIWTSTVTKPASNAARALLFAEYATQPFYGVCPAPEVVKKCLALAVLWSLGILNSRSVKMAAWVQTVFTLLKMMALSVIAIGGIVLLVGGRRESLARFENMFSSEIPSASQVAEAFFQGLYAYGGWWSLNYMAEEIKNPSRNIPLTVMTAVPAVMVFYLLVNISYLTVLTPKEIVSSVAVAVTWADRVIPSVAWIIPLSVAVSIFGALNSSMFTLGRLSYAGSQSGHLPVLMSMLNVHSCTPAPAMIFSTTIASIFIIPSDLIMLTNYFGFSAWLMTGLTCASLIVLRYREPHLHRPYKVFLPVPFVMVAVSFFLVLAPIVWSPNLQYVYAFLFMLGSLLVYLPFIHFKLHFSFLDKITCHLQLLLEVSPADGSAESKCE